The genome window AGCGGCCCTGATACTGCTGGTTATCCGGATTGACCATTGCCAGGCTCTGCCGACAGCGGTCCAGCGCCTCACTGATCACCGGCTTCAACTGGTTGGCCCGCAACGTCGGCGCCAGGCCGCGCCCGGTACGCACGAACAGTTGATCGCCATACACCTCGCGCAAGCGCCGCAACCCCGCGCTGATCGCCGATTGCGTGACGCCCAGGCGCAAGGCTGCGCGACTGGCGCTGGATTCGTCGTGCAGGGCTTCGAAGGTTTTCAGCAGGTTGAGATCGACCTGGGCGATATTCATTTGGCTCATATCATTCAGCATTGAAGTGGGCTTTATTCATGATCGAGGCTGGCGGGAGAATGGGCAACCCCGATCTTCCTGTAGGAGCGAGCTTGCTCGCGAAGACCGCGCAGGCGCCGCGTTTATCCAGGATGCACGCGTTGTCGTTGACGTTCTTCGCGAGCAAGCTCGCTCCTATAGGGGATTGCTCAAGCCCGACTGATGGAGTGAACCGGATGCCCATGTCTACTGTTGCCGCTTTGCAGATTGGCTCCTTGCCTGGCGGCAAGGCCGAAACCCTGGCGCAAATCCTGAGTTATGAGGACGCGATCCTGCGCAGCGGCGCGCAATTGGTGGTGATGCCTGAAGCGCTGCTGGGTGGTTATCCCAAAGGTGAGGCCTTCGGCACACAGTTGGGTTATCGCCTGCCGGAAGGCCGCGAAGCCTTTGCCCGTTATTTTGCCAATGCCATCGATGTACCGGGCGCGGAAACCGAGGTGCTGGCCGGCCTGTCGGCGCGTACCGGTGCCAGCCTGGTACTTGGTGTGATCGAGCGCAGCGGCAGCACCCTGTATTGCACCGTGCTGTATTTCGAACCGGCGGGCGGCCTGGTAACCAAGCACCGCAAGCTGATGCCCACCGGTACCGAACGGCTGATCTGGGGCAAGGGCGACGGCTCGACCCTGCCGGTGATCGACACCGCAGTGGGCCGGGTCGGTGGAGCAGTGTGCTGGGAAAACATGATGCCGTTGTTGCGCACGGCGATGTATGCCAAGGGCGTTGAAGTGTGGTGCGCGCCGACGGTGGATGAGCGCGAGATGTGGCAGGTAAGCATGCGCCATGTGGCGCATGAAGGGCGTTGCTTTGTGGTCAGTGCCTGTCAGGTGCAGGCTTCGCCCGGGGCGTTGGGCATCGAGGTGGCCAACTGGCCTTCGGAGCGCCCGTTGATTGCGGGCGGCAGCGTGATTGTCGGGCCGATGGGCGACATTCTCGCCGGGCCGCTGCTGGGCGAAGCCGGGCTGCTGACGGCGCAAATCAATACGGATGATTTGGTACGCGCGCGGTATGACTATGACGTGGTGGGCCACTACGCCCGGCCGGATGTCTTCGAATTGGTAGTGGACGAACGCGCCAAGCCAGGTGTGCGCTACCTGACGGATTGAGCAGAATCCTGTGGGGAGCCGTGTCGATTACCAAGTGGCGGTATTGGGCAAGTCCAGCGTGCCACGGTCCACAAAGCGCATCGTGCCGAACAGCCCACCCGCCAGCTTGCCCCGCAGCACGTAGGGCAGGTTGTTCAGGCTCTGGGTCTGGCTCAGGCCCAGGGTCTGACGCAATACGGAAAATGCCGAAACACTCACCGGCACCATCAGGACGGTCTCGGAAAAACGTGGGATGGAGCCCCTCTGGTCACTCACCCCCGACGCCAACGGCCGGCCATTGACCTCCAGGTCCAGGGCTACGCCGTTGTAGTCGATCGCCGTTTCATTGGGGTTCTGCACCCGCAGCTTCACGGCGAAGCGCACTTCCAGGTCCTGGCTTTGCAGCGGCTCGATGCCCACCACATTGATGTTCACCGGATCACGGTTGGGGAACAGCGCACAGGCGCTCAAGGTCAGCAACAACAGCGATACAACCATGAGCCTGCGCATACAAAGGTGCTCCTATTTCGTGACGTCCGGGTCCTGCATCACTTTGAGGGTAGAGGACTCCGGATCAAATTCATCTTCTTCCAGCTCTATGAACTCTTCCGGCAGGAAAATGTTCAGCAGGATTGCACAGAAAGCGCCCACGGTGATCGGCGACTCGAAGATGTTGTGCAGCGCCTTGGGCAGCTCGCGCAATACTTCCGGCACCGCGGCGACCCCCAGGCCCATGCCGAGGGAGATCGCCACGATCAGCACATTGCGCCGGTGCAGCCCGGCTTCGGCAAGGATCTTGATCCCGGCCACGGCCACGGTGCCGAACATGATCAGCGTGGCACCGCCCAGCACCGGCTTGGGCATCAGTTGCAGCACCGCGCCGATCATCGGGAACAGCCCCAGCAGCACCAGCAGCCCGGCGATAAAGTACGCCACGTAGCGGCTGGCCACGCCGGTCAACTGGATCACGCCGTTGTTCTGGGCGAAGGTCACCATCGGCAGGCTGTTGAAGGTGGCGGCCATCGCCGAGTTGAGGCCATCGGCCAGCAGCCCGGACTTGATGCGCTTGATATACAGCGGACCCTTGACCGGCTGTTGGGAAATCATCGAGTTGGCCGTCAGGTCACCGGCTGCTTCCAGCGGCGAAATCAGGAAGATCACCGCCACCGGGATAAACGCCACCCAGTCAAACGAGAAACCGTACTTGAACGGCACCGGCACGCTGATCAACGGCACCTCGGGCAGCGCCGCCATGTCCACGCGGCCCAGCAGCCAGGCCACGACGAAGCCCAGGGTCAGGCCGATCACGATCGAACCCAGGCGCAGGAACGGGTTATTGAAGCGGTTGAGTACCACGATGGTCAGCAGTACCAGCGCCGCCAGGCCCATGTTGCTCGCCGCGCCAAGGTCGCTGGCGCCAAAACCGCCGGCCATGTCGGTGACCGCCACCTTGATCAGCGACAAGCCCATCAGCGTGATGATGGTGCCGGTGACCACCGGGGTGATCAGCTTGCGCAGCTTGCCGATGAACTGGCTGAGCACCACCTCGATGAAAGCGGCGAAAAAGCAGATGCCAAAGATCGTCGAGAGGATCTCGTCGGTGCCGCCACCCCGGGCCTTGACCATGAAGCCCGCGCTGAGAATCACGCTGATAAACGAGAAACTGGTGCCCTGCAGGCACAACAGCCCCGAGCCGATCGGGCCGAAGGTGCGCGCCTGCACAAAGGTGCCGAGCCCCGACACGAACAGCGCCATGCTCACCAGGTACGGCACTTCGCTTTCCAGGCCCAGCACGCCGCCGACGATCAGCGTAGGCGTGATGATCCCGACGAAGCTCGCCAACACATGCTGCAGTGCGGCAAATATCGCGGCGGTGAAGTGCGGGCGGTCTTCCAGGCCGTAGATCAGGTCGGATTTATAGCGGGGGCGCGGAGCTTGAGCGTCAGACAAAATGCGGGCTCGGGTCAGAAAATGGAGGCGCAGGATGCCAGAAACTGCCTGTCGTCAGAAGTGTAAAAAAATATTTATAAAGCCCCCTGCGGGAAACCATAGCACCAGCCGATAGCGTGGTCAGGCCCACATACTAACGACAACAGTGGTGACCAAGGTCCGAGCAGCGCGTTGACGCTGACGGATCGTTTCGCGGCAGGGACGCTCGCAAACACTACTTCTGAGAGCACCCCTATGTCCCTCCGTAATCTGAATATCGCTCCTCGCGCTTCTCTTGGTTTCGCGTTTATTGCTGTGTTGGTGGTTGTATTGGGGGTGTTTGCGGTCAACCGTATGACGCTGATTCGCCAGGCCTCGGTGGACATGAGTGCCAACCAACTACCCAGCGTGACGTCACTGGCGGTGATCACTGAAAACGTGCTGCGCCTGCGCATTCTCTCCTTCCGCGTACTGGTCAACCGTGAACCGGCTGGCCTTCAGGAAGCTGAAGTGCGCATGGGCGTGCTGGCCGACAAGGTCAAAACCGCCCAGGCCAGTTACGCCGCCATGCCGGCCGGCCCGGAGGAGGCCGCTCTGTACAAAACGTTCACGGCCACCCTGGACAACTATTTCAAGGCCCAGGCCGAAATGCTGGCGCTGTCCAAGCAGAACAAGGTCGATGACATGCGTGCCCTGATCAACACGCGGATCAAGGACGGCACCGACCAGATGGGCGAGCAACTGAACAAGCTGATCGCCATCAATGCGGCGGATGCCAAGCAAGCCAACGAGGACGCCGGGCAAAGTTACAACAGCGCTATCACGGGCGTCATTGCGGTTTCGGTTGCAGCGGCATTGCTTACTGTGTTGTTGGCCTGGTTGCTCACCCGCAGTATCGTCGCCCCCTTGCGCAAAGCCGTGGAAGTGGCCGAAACCATCGCCGGTGGCAACCTGACCAAGACCATTGAAGACAACGGCAAGGATGAACCGGCGCGCTTGCTCAACGCCCTGTCGACCATGCAAGGCAACCTGCGCCAGACCATCCAGCACATTGCCGGGTCGGCCACGCAACTGGCGTCTGCCGCTGAAGAGCTGAGCGCGGTCACCGAGGAAGCCTCCAAGGGCCTGCAGCAACAGAATAATGAAATCGACCAGGCCGCCACGGCGGTCAACGAGATGACGGCGGCGGTGGAAGAAGTGGCGCGCAACGCGGTGTCCACCTCCGAGGCGTCGACCCAGTCCAACCAGGCGGCAAGGGAAGGGCGCGACCGTGTAGTGGAAACCGTCGGCGCGATCCAGACCATGACCCAGGACGTGCAGAACACTGCCGCGATGATCGAAGGCCTGGCCACCCAAGGCCGTGACATTGGCAAGGTGCTGGACGTTATCCGCGCGATTGCCGAGCAGACCAACCTGCTGGCGCTCAACGCGGCCATCGAAGCGGCGCGTGCCGGTGAGGCCGGGCGTGGCTTTGCGGTGGTGGCCGACGAAGTGCGGGCATTGGCCCACCGCACGGCGCAGTCGACCCAGGAAATCGAGAAAATGGTCGCCGGTATCCAGAACGGCACCGGTGAAGCCGTGCAGTCCATGCAACAGAGCAACCAGCGCACCCAGGACACCCTGGAAATGGCCCGCGCCGCCGGTGTGGCCCTGGAGCAGATCACCCAGTCCATCAGCCTGATCAACGAGCGTAACCTGGTGATCGCCAGCGCTTCGGAAGAACAGGCCCAGGTGTCCCGTGAGGTGGACCGCAACCTGGTCAATATCCGCGACCTGGCGACCCAGTCGGCGGCGGGTGCCAACCAGACCAGCGCGGCTAGCCATGAGCTGTCGCGGTTGGCGGTGGACCTGAATGGGATGGTGGCGCGGTTCGTTATCTGACCTGAAATAGGGTCAAAAGGTGGGAGGGGGCTTGCCCCCGATTGCAATGTGTCCGCTAGACATTGGCTGACTGATACACCGCCATCGGGGGCAAGCCCCCTCCCACATTTGCCCTGTGTGGTGTCAGAAACTATTGCTTCCAGGCGCCTGGGTTCACCAGGTTTTTCGGTTTTTCACCCGCCAGCGCCTGCAACAGATTCTCCACCGCACACGTCGCCATGGCTTCCCGCGTCTCATGG of Pseudomonas azotoformans contains these proteins:
- a CDS encoding carbon-nitrogen hydrolase family protein translates to MPMSTVAALQIGSLPGGKAETLAQILSYEDAILRSGAQLVVMPEALLGGYPKGEAFGTQLGYRLPEGREAFARYFANAIDVPGAETEVLAGLSARTGASLVLGVIERSGSTLYCTVLYFEPAGGLVTKHRKLMPTGTERLIWGKGDGSTLPVIDTAVGRVGGAVCWENMMPLLRTAMYAKGVEVWCAPTVDEREMWQVSMRHVAHEGRCFVVSACQVQASPGALGIEVANWPSERPLIAGGSVIVGPMGDILAGPLLGEAGLLTAQINTDDLVRARYDYDVVGHYARPDVFELVVDERAKPGVRYLTD
- a CDS encoding methyl-accepting chemotaxis protein; the encoded protein is MSLRNLNIAPRASLGFAFIAVLVVVLGVFAVNRMTLIRQASVDMSANQLPSVTSLAVITENVLRLRILSFRVLVNREPAGLQEAEVRMGVLADKVKTAQASYAAMPAGPEEAALYKTFTATLDNYFKAQAEMLALSKQNKVDDMRALINTRIKDGTDQMGEQLNKLIAINAADAKQANEDAGQSYNSAITGVIAVSVAAALLTVLLAWLLTRSIVAPLRKAVEVAETIAGGNLTKTIEDNGKDEPARLLNALSTMQGNLRQTIQHIAGSATQLASAAEELSAVTEEASKGLQQQNNEIDQAATAVNEMTAAVEEVARNAVSTSEASTQSNQAAREGRDRVVETVGAIQTMTQDVQNTAAMIEGLATQGRDIGKVLDVIRAIAEQTNLLALNAAIEAARAGEAGRGFAVVADEVRALAHRTAQSTQEIEKMVAGIQNGTGEAVQSMQQSNQRTQDTLEMARAAGVALEQITQSISLINERNLVIASASEEQAQVSREVDRNLVNIRDLATQSAAGANQTSAASHELSRLAVDLNGMVARFVI
- a CDS encoding nucleobase:cation symporter-2 family protein, giving the protein MSDAQAPRPRYKSDLIYGLEDRPHFTAAIFAALQHVLASFVGIITPTLIVGGVLGLESEVPYLVSMALFVSGLGTFVQARTFGPIGSGLLCLQGTSFSFISVILSAGFMVKARGGGTDEILSTIFGICFFAAFIEVVLSQFIGKLRKLITPVVTGTIITLMGLSLIKVAVTDMAGGFGASDLGAASNMGLAALVLLTIVVLNRFNNPFLRLGSIVIGLTLGFVVAWLLGRVDMAALPEVPLISVPVPFKYGFSFDWVAFIPVAVIFLISPLEAAGDLTANSMISQQPVKGPLYIKRIKSGLLADGLNSAMAATFNSLPMVTFAQNNGVIQLTGVASRYVAYFIAGLLVLLGLFPMIGAVLQLMPKPVLGGATLIMFGTVAVAGIKILAEAGLHRRNVLIVAISLGMGLGVAAVPEVLRELPKALHNIFESPITVGAFCAILLNIFLPEEFIELEEDEFDPESSTLKVMQDPDVTK
- a CDS encoding LEA type 2 family protein — encoded protein: MRRLMVVSLLLLTLSACALFPNRDPVNINVVGIEPLQSQDLEVRFAVKLRVQNPNETAIDYNGVALDLEVNGRPLASGVSDQRGSIPRFSETVLMVPVSVSAFSVLRQTLGLSQTQSLNNLPYVLRGKLAGGLFGTMRFVDRGTLDLPNTATW